TCGCCCGCCTCCTCCTCGACGCGCGCGCCGCCGCCGCGCCGCTCGCCGTCCTTCCCGAAGAACTGGCGACCGTCACTGCCGCCGAGGCCGACGCCGTCCAGCTTCTCTGCGCCGACGCGCTCGGCCCGACCGGCGGCTACAAGGTGCTGCAGGTCGCCGACCGCGACGGCAGCTTCGGCTTCATCCCGGCGTCGGCCATCCTCGCCTCGCCGGCGACGATGCCCGCGACCGGAACCCGGCTGAAGATCGAGATCGAGATCGCCTTCCGGATCGGCCGCGACCTGCCGGGCCGTGCCGACGGCGCCCCCTATTCCGCCGAGGAGGTGGGCGCGGCCGTCGCCGGCGCCTTCGCCGCCTTCGAGATCGTGGAATCGCGCCTGCCGCCGACCCC
Above is a window of Azospirillum thermophilum DNA encoding:
- a CDS encoding fumarylacetoacetate hydrolase family protein, whose amino-acid sequence is MPDSAKTGRLARLLLDARAAAAPLAVLPEELATVTAAEADAVQLLCADALGPTGGYKVLQVADRDGSFGFIPASAILASPATMPATGTRLKIEIEIAFRIGRDLPGRADGAPYSAEEVGAAVAGAFAAFEIVESRLPPTPPPLAARADAMSNRGLVVGPEVADWRGCVRADVAATLAISGRVVVAVTGGHPSGDPFHSVPWLANALVRAGRPLTAGQVVTTGAFGGSHPIAPGDEVTGEIAGFPPIAFRLVP